A window of Microscilla marina ATCC 23134 contains these coding sequences:
- the fabG gene encoding 3-oxoacyl-[acyl-carrier-protein] reductase, translated as MKLLEGKVALITGASKGIGKAIAQKYAEQGAQVAFTYLSSVEKGQALEQELQQAGGKVKGYRSDASNHEAAIELVNNVIQDFGRLDVLVNNAGITKDGLLMRMSEEQWDRVIEVNLKSVFNLTKASMRQMMKQKSGSIVNITSVVGIRGNAGQANYSASKAGIIGFTKSVALELGSRNVRSNAVAPGFIETEMTGELDQKVVDEWKQGIPLKRAGATNEVADCVAFLGSDMSSYMTGQVLQVDGGMLT; from the coding sequence ATGAAATTATTAGAAGGAAAAGTAGCCCTGATTACTGGTGCTTCAAAAGGAATCGGAAAAGCCATTGCGCAGAAATATGCTGAACAAGGCGCCCAGGTAGCTTTTACTTATTTATCTAGTGTAGAGAAAGGTCAAGCACTTGAGCAAGAGTTGCAGCAGGCGGGCGGTAAAGTAAAGGGGTATCGTTCTGATGCGTCAAACCATGAGGCAGCTATAGAGCTTGTAAATAATGTCATCCAAGATTTTGGCAGGTTAGATGTTTTGGTAAATAATGCAGGTATTACAAAAGATGGGTTGCTCATGAGGATGTCTGAAGAGCAATGGGACCGTGTAATAGAAGTAAACCTTAAGTCAGTTTTTAACCTGACCAAAGCCAGTATGCGTCAAATGATGAAGCAAAAAAGTGGGTCTATTGTGAATATTACTTCGGTAGTAGGCATAAGAGGCAATGCCGGACAAGCCAATTACTCTGCGTCAAAAGCGGGAATCATTGGTTTTACCAAGTCGGTAGCATTAGAACTAGGCTCAAGAAATGTGCGCTCTAACGCCGTAGCTCCCGGTTTTATAGAAACTGAAATGACAGGCGAGCTTGACCAAAAAGTAGTTGACGAATGGAAACAAGGCATACCATTGAAAAGAGCAGGAGCGACCAATGAGGTGGCCGATTGTGTGGCATTCTTAGGTTCTGACATGTCAAGTTATATGACTGGACAAGTGCTACAAGTAGACGGCGGAATGCTTACTTAA
- a CDS encoding ATP-binding protein: MKNIQNIEPNLVLKSIEKLSMAFKESELTDQNKTKILHSLREETKVVKDFLHCSDDEAWLFSVMFAMSISGKDTDLDSLTQYLSCNPFFIVSLSPVLESLVSKRLLIKNTGYDMKVIATRFHVSNYVFNAISLNKSIPKNDHFEDVYEVIERVNEMICEREKNNIPTDELFTEGLDLLKREAKRFKLVQSILDFNLYEDDTLLLVHLCHAFANDSNEADIERYIYYVYDSMGSKIRAKKNLFSGQSQLIEQDLACFVDDSFYGGKELALTDKAIDLLFSEDLGALEKSKPFNPKHCIFIAPEKIKPVSLFFNQEEKKQLDLFFELLEENNFKKTITKFEKMGYASGLTFLLYGDPGTGKTQIAYNLAHTTNRPLLLVDISSIRDKYVGESEKRIKQVFKTYKQAKDYYDQCPILFFNESDALISKRYEVSSSVDQMNNSMQNILLQELEDFEGILIATSNMNMNLDNAFERRFLYKVKFHKPDTKTRQLIWQSKIADISDKDAKKLARDFLLTGGQIANVVRKYTLENILKDSLPNIAELRELCTNEFFGKNDRMIGFKK; the protein is encoded by the coding sequence ATGAAAAATATTCAAAACATTGAGCCTAATTTAGTTCTTAAAAGCATAGAAAAGCTATCAATGGCTTTTAAAGAATCTGAACTAACCGATCAAAATAAAACAAAAATTTTGCACTCTTTGCGTGAAGAAACCAAAGTTGTAAAAGATTTTCTTCACTGCAGCGATGACGAAGCCTGGCTCTTCTCTGTAATGTTTGCAATGAGTATTAGCGGAAAAGATACCGATTTGGATAGTCTTACTCAATACCTGTCTTGCAATCCCTTCTTTATTGTAAGCCTTTCTCCTGTGTTAGAAAGCCTGGTGAGTAAACGTTTACTCATCAAAAATACTGGGTATGATATGAAAGTCATTGCCACCCGTTTTCACGTATCAAACTATGTGTTCAATGCTATTTCCCTTAATAAATCTATCCCAAAAAACGATCATTTTGAAGATGTGTATGAAGTAATAGAGCGAGTCAATGAAATGATTTGCGAACGGGAAAAAAACAACATTCCTACCGACGAACTTTTTACTGAAGGGCTGGATTTGTTAAAGCGTGAGGCTAAACGTTTTAAACTTGTACAAAGCATCTTGGACTTCAATCTTTATGAAGATGATACACTATTGTTAGTACACCTTTGCCATGCCTTTGCCAACGACTCAAACGAAGCAGACATAGAACGTTATATATATTATGTATACGACTCTATGGGAAGTAAAATCAGGGCAAAGAAAAACCTGTTTTCAGGGCAGTCGCAATTGATTGAGCAAGACCTTGCCTGCTTTGTTGATGATAGTTTTTATGGGGGTAAAGAGTTAGCACTTACTGACAAAGCTATAGATTTATTATTTTCTGAAGATTTGGGGGCTTTGGAAAAAAGCAAACCCTTTAATCCTAAACATTGCATATTCATTGCCCCAGAAAAGATAAAACCAGTGTCGCTTTTTTTCAACCAAGAAGAAAAGAAGCAACTTGATTTGTTTTTTGAACTGTTGGAAGAGAATAATTTTAAGAAAACCATCACTAAGTTTGAGAAAATGGGGTATGCATCTGGGCTTACTTTTTTGCTTTATGGAGACCCTGGCACCGGAAAAACCCAAATAGCCTATAACTTGGCACATACCACCAACCGACCATTGTTATTGGTAGATATTTCATCTATTCGTGATAAGTATGTAGGAGAGTCAGAAAAGAGAATAAAGCAGGTGTTTAAAACCTATAAACAAGCTAAAGATTATTATGATCAGTGCCCTATTTTGTTTTTTAATGAATCTGATGCACTGATAAGTAAACGTTATGAAGTTTCATCAAGTGTAGACCAGATGAACAACAGCATGCAAAATATCTTACTACAAGAGCTAGAAGATTTTGAAGGTATTTTGATTGCTACCTCTAATATGAATATGAACCTGGACAACGCCTTTGAAAGACGTTTTTTATATAAAGTAAAGTTTCACAAACCTGATACTAAAACCCGTCAATTAATTTGGCAATCAAAAATTGCTGATATAAGCGACAAAGATGCAAAAAAACTAGCAAGGGATTTTTTACTTACTGGTGGGCAAATAGCCAATGTAGTAAGAAAATACACCCTTGAGAATATACTTAAAGACAGCCTACCTAACATAGCCGAACTAAGAGAATTATGCACTAACGAGTTTTTTGGGAAGAATGACCGTATGATAGGCTTTAAAAAATAA